From Primulina tabacum isolate GXHZ01 chromosome 2, ASM2559414v2, whole genome shotgun sequence, one genomic window encodes:
- the LOC142537213 gene encoding LOB domain-containing protein 16-like, with product MATGTGSPCGACKFLRRKCVVDCIFAPYFCSEQGPARFAAVHKVFGASNVAKLLLHVPVPDRCEAVVTIAYEAQARIRDPVYGCVSHIFALQQQVAYLQAQLIQVKAQLTQNLMESSRNNAENQRPNNMISGPLDMGSLQVQSHPNYMNYSVSPQSSLDSIDQSRNNVININGIQETQSCRDFETVYYSKKRPSQTDLSELQALALRMTKNEY from the exons atggcAACCGGGACAGGCTCTCCTTGCGGCGCATGCAAGTTCCTCCGCCGCAAGTGCGTGGTGGACTGCATCTTTGCGCCGTACTTCTGCTCGGAGCAAGGCCCCGCAAGATTCGCCGCCGTTCACAAAGTATTCGGAGCCAGCAACGTGGCTAAACTTCTGCTGCATGTTCCTGTACCTGATCGGTGTGAGGCCGTTGTCACCATTGCCTACGAAGCTCAAGCTAGAATTCGGGATCCCGTCTATGGCTGCGTCTCCCACATTTTCGCCTTACAACAACAG gtGGCGTATCTGCAAGCTCAACTTATTCAGGTTAAAGCTCAGCTGACGCAGAATCTGATGGAGTCATCAAGAAATAACGCAGAAAATCAAAGGCCAAACAACATGATTTCGGGACCATTAGACATGGGATCATTACAAGTTCAATCGCATCCAAATTACATGAATTACTCGGTTTCGCCTCAGAGTTCTCTTGATTCGATCGATCAAAGTCGGAATAATGTAATTAATATTAATGGGATTCAAGAAACACAAAGCTGCAGAGATTTTGAAACTGTTTACTACAGCAAGAAGAGACCTTCACAGACTGACTTGAGTGAGCTCCAAGCTTTGGCCCTCAGAATGACGAAGAATGAATACTAA